One window of the Alphaproteobacteria bacterium genome contains the following:
- a CDS encoding aminotransferase class I/II-fold pyridoxal phosphate-dependent enzyme — MLNPRLDALGDSPFERLNRLIDGIEPGRPPIMMSLGEPQHPYPDWVGEVLYEHRGAYGAYPPLRGSEKFLRAVADWLTARYALPSDFITWARHIVPLSGTREGLYFAPQVFVPRRKADRQPAVLIPNPFYHAYAGAAVAVGAEPVYLAATRETGFMPDLDSLSPDLLARTAAFYICSPANPQGTVASRPYLARLIDLARRYDFVVLSDECYSEIYAAAPPPGMLEAAAASGSLTNVLVFNSLSKRSSVPGLRSGFIAGDPDLIGRIRTLRSYGGALPSEPVMAAAAALWRDEAHVVENRARYARKFDIAERIVGNRFGFYRPDGGFFLWLDVGDSEAAAATLWREAGLKVLPGGYVARDVAGETNPGAPYIRLALVHDDATTEEALTRLSSVLPS, encoded by the coding sequence ATGTTGAATCCGCGCCTCGATGCCCTCGGCGATAGCCCCTTCGAGCGCCTCAACCGGCTTATCGACGGGATCGAACCTGGCCGGCCGCCAATCATGATGTCGCTCGGCGAGCCGCAGCATCCCTACCCCGATTGGGTCGGTGAGGTTCTCTACGAGCACCGCGGCGCCTACGGCGCCTATCCCCCGCTGCGCGGCAGCGAGAAATTTTTGCGCGCCGTCGCCGATTGGTTGACCGCGCGCTATGCCCTGCCGAGCGATTTCATCACCTGGGCGCGCCACATCGTGCCGCTGTCTGGTACACGCGAGGGCCTCTATTTTGCGCCCCAAGTCTTCGTCCCGCGGCGCAAGGCGGATCGGCAGCCGGCGGTTCTGATCCCCAATCCGTTCTACCACGCCTACGCCGGTGCGGCGGTGGCGGTCGGTGCCGAGCCGGTCTATTTGGCGGCGACGCGTGAGACCGGGTTCATGCCCGACCTCGATAGCCTTAGCCCCGATTTGTTGGCGCGCACGGCCGCTTTCTATATCTGTTCGCCCGCCAACCCCCAGGGCACCGTTGCGTCGCGCCCCTATCTTGCCCGTTTGATCGACCTTGCGCGGCGTTACGACTTCGTCGTTCTCTCGGATGAATGCTATTCGGAGATCTATGCCGCCGCGCCGCCGCCGGGGATGCTGGAAGCCGCCGCGGCAAGCGGCAGCTTGACCAATGTGTTGGTCTTCAATTCATTGTCGAAGCGTTCGAGCGTGCCGGGCCTGCGCTCGGGCTTCATCGCCGGCGATCCCGATCTGATCGGCCGGATTCGCACTCTGCGCAGCTACGGCGGCGCGCTCCCGTCGGAACCGGTCATGGCTGCGGCGGCAGCGTTATGGCGCGACGAAGCGCATGTCGTCGAGAATCGCGCCCGTTATGCGCGCAAATTCGATATCGCCGAACGAATCGTCGGAAATCGTTTCGGGTTTTACCGTCCCGACGGCGGGTTTTTTCTATGGCTCGATGTCGGCGACAGCGAAGCGGCCGCCGCAACGTTGTGGCGCGAGGCCGGTCTCAAGGTTCTCCCTGGCGGCTATGTCGCCCGCGATGTCGCCGGTGAAACCAACCCCGGCGCGCCCTATATCCGACTTGCACTTGTCCACGACGATGCCACGACCGAAGAAGCCCTGACCCGATTGAGCAGCGTGTTGCCATCATGA
- a CDS encoding FAD-dependent monooxygenase, with protein sequence MVQSPKSPRRCDVLVVGGGMVGSAVAPILAAAGLDVVMVDREDPAVLTSAPFDGRASAIAYASQRLLDATGLWAGMAAHAEPIREIRVSEGNSPLFLHFDHADLGDAPLGFMLENRHTRQGLFAAATRTSGLEIRPKTTVESVDGGGARARVTLSDGTTISAVLVVAADGVRSSLRDAAGIRTTQWDYGQTAIIATVEHERPHRGIAHEHFLPAGPFAILPLQGNRSSLVWTEKTEDAARIMRLEAGTFDTELRRRYGDFMGRVGAVGRRWAYPLRVSLAHRYVAPRLVLVGDAAHGLHPLAGQNLNLGYRDIAALAEVLIDAARLGLDIGESDILRRYEAWRRFDNLTLLAVTDGLNRLFSNDVPPIKLARGLGLAAVHRIPGVKKFLMSHARGTVGTKPRLLEGRAL encoded by the coding sequence ATGGTCCAATCTCCAAAATCGCCCCGTCGCTGCGACGTTCTGGTTGTCGGCGGCGGCATGGTCGGCTCGGCAGTAGCACCGATCCTGGCCGCAGCCGGCCTCGATGTGGTGATGGTCGATCGCGAAGATCCGGCCGTGCTGACCAGCGCCCCGTTTGACGGCCGTGCCTCGGCGATCGCCTATGCCTCCCAACGGTTGCTCGACGCGACCGGCCTGTGGGCAGGCATGGCGGCGCACGCGGAACCGATTCGGGAAATACGAGTTTCCGAGGGGAACTCGCCTCTCTTCTTGCACTTCGACCATGCCGACCTCGGCGATGCGCCGCTGGGCTTTATGTTGGAAAACCGACACACACGGCAGGGGCTGTTTGCGGCGGCGACACGCACATCGGGCCTTGAGATCAGGCCCAAAACGACCGTCGAAAGCGTCGACGGTGGCGGCGCGCGGGCCCGGGTCACGCTATCTGATGGTACGACCATCTCCGCCGTGCTGGTGGTTGCGGCGGACGGTGTGCGCTCGTCTTTGCGCGATGCCGCCGGGATCCGCACGACCCAGTGGGACTACGGGCAAACCGCGATCATCGCCACCGTCGAACACGAACGACCCCACCGCGGCATCGCCCACGAGCATTTTCTGCCCGCCGGACCGTTCGCCATTCTCCCCCTGCAGGGCAACCGCTCCTCGCTGGTGTGGACCGAGAAGACCGAGGATGCTGCGCGAATCATGCGACTTGAGGCTGGGACCTTCGACACCGAACTACGGCGGCGGTACGGCGACTTCATGGGCCGGGTCGGGGCGGTCGGGCGGCGCTGGGCCTACCCGCTGCGGGTTTCGCTCGCCCACCGCTATGTGGCGCCCCGTCTCGTGCTGGTCGGCGACGCGGCGCACGGTCTGCATCCGTTGGCCGGCCAAAACCTGAACCTCGGCTACCGCGATATCGCGGCGCTCGCCGAAGTGTTGATCGATGCAGCACGGCTTGGTTTGGATATTGGGGAAAGCGACATTCTGCGCCGCTATGAAGCATGGCGCCGGTTCGACAATCTTACACTGTTGGCCGTGACCGACGGTCTGAACCGGTTGTTCTCGAACGATGTGCCGCCGATCAAACTTGCGCGCGGTTTGGGGCTTGCCGCGGTGCACCGAATTCCTGGAGTCAAAAAGTTCTTGATGTCCCATGCTCGCGGCACGGTGGGCACCAAACCCAGGCTGCTTGAGGGACGCGCGCTCTAG
- a CDS encoding DUF971 domain-containing protein, producing MTDPDNNPPRPTEIKLRKADKTLTVSFANGESFTFTAEYLRVESPSAEVQGHAPDQKIVVPGKRYVGINDVEAVGHYAVRLIFNDGHDTGIYTWPYLYQLGRDFDQRWERYLAQMAEKELSRELG from the coding sequence ATGACCGACCCGGACAATAATCCGCCCCGACCGACCGAGATCAAACTACGGAAGGCCGACAAGACCTTGACGGTCTCGTTTGCCAACGGCGAATCCTTCACGTTCACCGCCGAATATCTGCGCGTCGAAAGTCCGTCGGCCGAGGTACAAGGCCACGCCCCCGATCAAAAGATTGTGGTTCCGGGCAAACGCTACGTCGGGATCAACGATGTCGAAGCCGTCGGCCATTACGCCGTGCGGTTGATCTTCAACGATGGCCACGACACTGGGATCTACACCTGGCCCTACCTTTACCAGCTGGGTCGGGACTTCGACCAACGCTGGGAACGCTACCTCGCCCAGATGGCCGAGAAAGAGCTGTCGCGCGAGCTGGGCTAG
- a CDS encoding Trm112 family protein: MTGTPEVDPKLLEILVCPLTKQPLRYDRERQELVSDAAQLAYPVRDGIPIMLVDEARRLDDRPGQ, encoded by the coding sequence ATGACGGGTACGCCCGAGGTCGATCCCAAACTGCTGGAAATCCTGGTCTGTCCGTTGACCAAACAACCGCTGCGCTACGATCGCGAGCGCCAGGAGTTGGTCAGCGATGCCGCCCAGCTTGCCTATCCCGTTCGCGACGGGATCCCCATCATGTTGGTTGACGAGGCGCGGCGACTGGATGACCGACCCGGACAATAA
- a CDS encoding LON peptidase substrate-binding domain-containing protein codes for MTHFAGTPPFDALPRSVPVFALPGILLLPGGQMPLHLFEDRYRDMTRDAIAGDRMIGILQPRNPDHNEWAPTLYRTGCLGRIVGFRESEDARYFITLAGVCRFDVTGEESTETLYRRISVDYARFAADMAEDRDDLTGLIDRATFMPSLKAFLTQFDVNIDWDALEKVDDAPLIRSLAMTCPFEPSEKQAILEAETPADRGRLIAALIQMAVADGGADEDRKLQ; via the coding sequence ATGACCCATTTCGCCGGTACGCCGCCGTTCGACGCGTTACCGCGGTCCGTTCCGGTCTTTGCCCTGCCGGGGATTTTGCTGTTGCCCGGCGGGCAGATGCCGCTGCATTTGTTCGAAGACCGTTACCGCGACATGACCCGTGACGCCATCGCCGGCGACCGCATGATCGGCATCCTGCAACCGCGCAACCCCGACCACAACGAATGGGCGCCGACGCTTTACCGCACGGGATGCTTGGGCCGCATCGTGGGGTTCCGCGAATCCGAAGATGCCCGCTACTTCATCACGCTGGCCGGCGTATGCCGGTTCGACGTTACCGGCGAAGAATCCACCGAAACGCTCTATCGGCGTATCTCGGTCGACTACGCCCGGTTTGCCGCGGATATGGCCGAAGACCGCGACGACCTGACCGGACTTATTGACCGAGCCACATTCATGCCGTCGCTGAAGGCCTTCCTCACCCAGTTCGACGTGAACATCGATTGGGACGCCCTCGAAAAAGTCGACGATGCGCCGTTGATACGGTCGCTGGCCATGACCTGCCCGTTCGAGCCGAGCGAAAAACAAGCGATCTTGGAAGCCGAAACCCCGGCCGACCGCGGGCGCTTGATCGCCGCATTGATTCAAATGGCGGTCGCCGACGGCGGCGCCGACGAAGACCGCAAGCTGCAATAG